TGAACGTGAATCCCTCAATCTCGTCGGCGATGGCGGCCTTTTCCTCCCGCGTGCAGATCTTGAGGCTGGTGAAGTCCTGCGCGCTGCTGGCGGCGTCGGCCTGTGTGAAGTGCACGACGTAGGCCGGTGTCTTGCCTTCCGCGGCGAGCTTCTCGAGCGTGTGCGCGAGCGGGATTTCGGCGTAGGCGTATTCGAGCGGCACGGGCCGATCGACCGATTTGACCGAGACGGTGGGCCGGCCCGTCAGCGTCGTGAGGGCCTTCTCGAACGACGACGTGTCGCCGAGCGTCGCGGACATGAGCAGAAAACGCGCCTGGGGCAGCGTGAGCAGCGGCGTCTGCCAGGCGACGCCCCGGTCGCGATCGGCGTACCAGTGGAACTCGTCCATCACCACCGCATCGACCCTCGCGTCAGGTCCTTCGCGCAGCGCCATGTTGGCGAGCACTTCGGCCGTGCAGCAGAGAATCGGCGCGTCGCGATTGACCGTGGCGTCTCCCGTGCAGAGGCCGACCTGGTCCGCGCCGAACTCGCGGCAGAAGCCCATCCATTTCTCGTTGACCAGCGCTTTGATCGGGCAGGTGTAGATGGACCGGTGTCCGCGGGCAAGACCGGCGAAGAGGAGCGCCGACGCCACCAGCGACTTCCCCGAGCCGGTCGGCGTGTTGAGGATGACGTTCTTCTCGTCCAGCAGTTCGAGGATCGCCTCTTCCTGCGCGGGATAGAGGGTCAGGCCCTTGTCGCCGGTGTAGTCGAGGAACCGGCCCAGCAGCGCGTCGCTGGACACGTCGCCGTTATCAGGCAGGAAGTCGCCGAGGTGTGTGGGCATCACTGGTAGTTGTACTTCGAATCCGGGCTTTTCGAGCTGGCCAGGCAGATCGACACGCTGAGGGCAGTCCTGAGACGTGCGGTGAGTCGTCAGCGGTTCGGATCCTGTTGCGACGACTTCTGGAGCCCGCCGCGCCGGCAAATGTACCTTGCAATCACATCATGACCTGTTGATAATTCAAGGTATGGTGATAGTGCGCCAGTTCCACCTGGATGACGTGATCCGCTTGCTGCGGACGTATCCAGTCGTCGCCATTCTGGGAGCCAGACAGGTCGGCAAGACGACCCTGGCCGCCATGGTGGCCCATGCCAGGCAGCACCCTGTCACGGCGTTTGACCTCGAGAATCCCGCCGACGTCAGTCGTCTCTCCGACCCCATGCTGGCGCTCGAGACGAAACGCGGACTCGTGATTCTGGACGAGGTACAACATCGTCCGGACCTGTTTCCCATCCTGCGCGTCCTGGCGGACCGTTCACCCATGCCGGCCAGGTTTCTTGTCCTCGGGAGTGCGTCGGCAGCGCTGCTGCGACAGACGTCGGAGTCGCTGGCCGGCCGCATCAGTGTTCATCATCTGGAAGGATTTTCGCTTGCCGAAACCGGTGTCAGCCATCTGCGCCGGCTGTGGCTCCGCGGCGGCTTTCCCCGTTCGTATCTCGCCCGGTCGGATGCGGCGAGTGACGAGTGGCGGCGAAACTTCATCCGGACGTTCGTCGAACGGGATCTGCCCCAGCTTGGCGTGCAGATCCCGTCGGCGACACTCGGACGATTCTGGTCGATGTTGGCGCACTACCACGGTCAGACCTGGAACGGAGCCGAACTGGCCCGCGCATTTGGCGTGTCCGACATGACGGTGCGCCGATATCTTGATCTGCTGGCCGCCACGTTTGTCGTTCGCGTGCTGCCTCCGTGGCATGAGAATCTGGCCAAGCGGCAGGTGAAGTCGCCGAAAGTGTACATCTCGGACAGCGGAGTGTTACACACACTGCTCGGCATCCAGACGCATGACGATCTGGAGCGGCACCCCAAAGTGGGAGCGTCGTGGGAGGGCTTCGGTCTGGGCAATGTCGTCGATCGTCTCAGGGCAGGTTGGCACGAGTGCTTCTATTGGCGCACTCATGCCGGCGCGGAACTGGACCTGCTTGTCGTGCGTGGTCGCGTAAGACGCGGTTTCGAGTTCAAACGAACCACGGCACCGTCTGTCACGCCGTCGATGCGACAGGCGCTCATCGATCTAAAGCTGTCGTCGCTCGACGTGATCCACGCCGGTTCCGAGACGTTTCCCATGGCACACGGGATTCGCGCCGTGGCACTGTCTCGCCTGCATGAGGACGTGCGGCCACTCGGGTAGCGTGACCGAAGAAGATTGGTGGGCGCTAGTGGATTCGAACCACTGACCCCCGCCGTGTGAAGGCGGTGCTCTACCGCTGAGCCAAGCGCCCGACCCTGAGAAATGACTGACCCGTTCAGTCTAGTGGATTCGCCGCCGTCCGGGCAACACCTGCGACGCGCTCAGAGCGTCCCGTACAGCCGATCGCCGAAATCCCCGAGCCCGGGCACGATGTACTTCTTCTCGTTCAGCCGCTCGTCAACCACCGGCGTGTAGATGTCCACGTCCGGATGATGGCGGTCGACCAGCGCAATGCCCTCGGGCGCCGCAACGATGCAGAGCATCTGAATATTGCGCGCGCCAGCCTGCTTCAAGAGGTCAATCGCCTCAACGGCGCTCCCTCCGGTGGCGAGCATCGGGTCGATCACCAGGACGTACGAATCCGCCAGCCCCGCCGGCAGCTTCGAGTAGTAGCGCGACGCAATGGCGGTCAGCTCGTCCCGCTGCAGCCCGATGTGTCCCACCCGCGCGCCCGGCACCAGCCCGAGCACCGCATCGAGCATGCCGAGCCCCGCGCGCAGCACCGGGACGACGACCACATCGGAGGCGACGCGCTGGCCATGAGCCACCGCGAGCGGCGTCTTGACAGAGGCGGGTCTGGTCGGCAGCGCCCGCAGCGCCTCGCTGGCAAGCAGCACGCTGATGCGAACCGCCATCCGCCGGAACTCGTCGGGCGCGGTAGATTCGTCACGCAGCGAGAGCAGGATGTCCTGGACGAGCGGGTGCTGAACAATGTGAACTGGCACGGCCAGACTATACACGAACGCTGCAGCGGACTGCCACCCCGGCGCGGCTGCTCTGCGCTAAGATCTGTTCCATGCGAGCAACCACTCACCCCGGCCGCCGATCGATACTCCTTCTCGTTCTGGCTCTCGGCATCTCGCTCACCTGCCCGGCGAGCCTGGTCGCCCAGGCGCCCGCCCAACGGCCCCCCCAGCCGGTCTCGATCGTCATCACGGGCGGGATCGTCGTGACCATGGACGCCCACAACAGGGTGCTGTGGCCAGGAGCGGTCGCGATTGACGGACACAGGATCGTCGCCGTCGATACTCCTGAGAACATCGCCCGGGCGTATCGGGGCAACCAGGTGATTCGGGCCGGCGGCCATGTGGTGATGCCCGGCCTCATCAATACGCATACCCACGCCGCGATGGTGATGTACCGGGGCCTGGCCGATGACCTGGCGTTGATGGACTGGCTCCAGAAGTACATTTTTCCAGCCGAAGCGAAGACCGTGTCCCCGGAGATGGTGCGCATCGGAACGCGACTGGCCGCGCTGGAGATGATCGAGTCGGGGACGACGCTCT
This window of the Acidobacteriota bacterium genome carries:
- a CDS encoding ATP-binding protein, yielding MVIVRQFHLDDVIRLLRTYPVVAILGARQVGKTTLAAMVAHARQHPVTAFDLENPADVSRLSDPMLALETKRGLVILDEVQHRPDLFPILRVLADRSPMPARFLVLGSASAALLRQTSESLAGRISVHHLEGFSLAETGVSHLRRLWLRGGFPRSYLARSDAASDEWRRNFIRTFVERDLPQLGVQIPSATLGRFWSMLAHYHGQTWNGAELARAFGVSDMTVRRYLDLLAATFVVRVLPPWHENLAKRQVKSPKVYISDSGVLHTLLGIQTHDDLERHPKVGASWEGFGLGNVVDRLRAGWHECFYWRTHAGAELDLLVVRGRVRRGFEFKRTTAPSVTPSMRQALIDLKLSSLDVIHAGSETFPMAHGIRAVALSRLHEDVRPLG
- the upp gene encoding uracil phosphoribosyltransferase, which translates into the protein MPVHIVQHPLVQDILLSLRDESTAPDEFRRMAVRISVLLASEALRALPTRPASVKTPLAVAHGQRVASDVVVVPVLRAGLGMLDAVLGLVPGARVGHIGLQRDELTAIASRYYSKLPAGLADSYVLVIDPMLATGGSAVEAIDLLKQAGARNIQMLCIVAAPEGIALVDRHHPDVDIYTPVVDERLNEKKYIVPGLGDFGDRLYGTL